ctgccgttgccggagggggaggagcctgaaaaactggagatggGGTCGGAGCCGGCGAGTCTTGCCGAGATCTGGctatggaggccgtagatcgcctggtggatgcctttcggagaggcattaggttgggatctggccggagaaaaaaaagaagatgtcgaagaagatgaccggagacagtcccgttgagtattcctttaagaacaaggatcctgcgaagacacagaccctccctctagcgtcaattctgttggtgcagaattctgtcgatgtcagagaagctggagtcgaggggatcacagccaccatcgggacctacaaggaaagtctaaaccggagttgggggtacttcggcaagatcctctgacgttcaagtcagtactctgcttcaacagaaatggagcactcgaatgggatttcagcaaaatttagagatagtgcttagagcttaagagTTTttcgagagcttgagaaagcttgaaaaaacttaccaaaactgttgccttatcccattttataatagaatgcggtatggtcccgccattaatggtgcagacaactggagagttgtcaaatcgtcgggggctgttaaatcgacgtgggttgtcaggtcatcagaattaacccatgtcgTTGGCAGGACAATGTCTCAGGACGGccgcacagcatgtccttgacaggacaatagTCCATAGTGGTTGTACGGCATTTGGACGAGTTGGCCGAccatatgtcggtattcgactgccgGAATGTCAggtgatgactcgaaaacaccgtcggctgatctggtgccttgtgaaagtcggacgtcggctgccacccccgacagtgagtcggtgatatgggttcggctgTTCGACCGGTTGGAAATAGTATTAGTCTGTTTGTCCGGCATACTTTCGGCCGGATATTGTCAGTAGTCATTGTCGAAGTCGCCTGTctgtccggtgggtagagtcgggcgtcggtcagatcggtccgaggataagtcgacatacgggggtcagtcggtatatcccaacaaggacCATGCAATAGTTTCTTTCCTATCTCGTGGTCCATGACCACCACCACATGGGTcgatcactggaaggtcataataGTGGAGGCCATAGAAGATTCAAACTCCCTCCTTGGCATCCAGCACTACTCAGTTGTAACTGAGATGGAgctcatccgttgtagaagttcgtctggaatccaattctattgtagaagttcggacggagtccggaaggaggccgcttactgtagaagctcggatggagaccggttgccgtggaagcccagatggagaccgcttattgtagaagttcggatggagtctagttactgtagaagtcctgctgctgaagaAGTCCGAAtattgacgaagcccgaaagaagctcggagtaaagtcaatcgtgacaggaggaagtctggaagagattcggagagtagtcgatcactgtagaaaatcgactgatagtgaagcctagagagcatctggagcagtccgatagacgactgaaggaggtcattattggagaagtccggagggtacaATAGGAGTTTGTCCGTtgaaggaatctggaggacactgtagaaggtcaactactggaggagtccggatggtactgtggaagctcgaacgatcggaggagttcaaaaagacgccgcacaaagtcggaagtcggaagagtcccgagagagttggcctcttacgaacttcggctgagattattttatacccaacaagtgatattactgaaaaaaatgatcaGCGATGTTACAAGATATTAGATAATATCCTTGTTTCTAGCATAAAATATAATGCAAATTTTGCAATGGATTAATCCAATATGGCCAAACCCTTACATGGGGTTCTTTAGTATTGTTGACATGGAGGTCAAACTAATTTCATCGCCCCATACTACCTCATGGTACTGAACCACGGAGAGTAACTAACAtgtttgattgaaaaaaattggactgaaataaaaataaaaataaataactctTATTTTAATTGTTTGTTACGAATAGTTTCATTCCACTTCCAATTATGAAgagataaaaatattctaatcctCTGAAATTCAATCCCCTGCCACTCTTAGTATTCAAATACCATTTTGATTCCGATTCACATCACGAACCAAACATCCGAGAAGATATAGCTATTGGAATTTCCATTCCAATCCATTCCTATTCTGATTTTAGTTGAGAACCAAGCACCCTGAATGGCTACATAGCCACAAACATCATCAGATCTACCATATTGGATGGGcaaaaaacagaggaaaaaataaaaaaaaggtaaGACCCACGCAGCCAACAATTTCCTGTTTGCTTATATAAACAGTTAATTAAGCACCCACAAGCTTTGGGCAAATTTTGTATAGCACACTATTAGCTAAGGTTGTAAAAACCTTCATTTAGCCTACAACATTATTAAGGAAGAGAGAATTTAACAAAGGGAAAAAAATCAACAATGAATATTGAACAATGGTCATCAAATAATTCTGGTTAACATGCCTTTCCAATTACATTTGTTATACAATCTTTTCCCCCAAAAGATGCAGTCAATTGTTACATATCATCATCCATGTCCAAATTATTGGCCTCCTCTTCATTCCAGTTATTTTGCGCTTGTTGCTTTACCATCGACAATTTACTGGCATCCCTGGAACCAAAACTGAAGAAGCATAATTTACCAAAATCAAATAACGATGCGAAACAATGCTTTCCCTTGTCCAAAGCTTGGCCACAAACTCATCCCAATGGGCAAATCACAATTAATGCATAGAACCCGCATCCTCCAGAAGCTCAGATAACTTTCAATACTTAGATGGGAGATACAATGTCCAGAGATTCTCTCATGGTCATCCATTTTTCAGACCACTTCAGCATCTCACTGAAAACACAATGAACCATTAACCCTGAAAGTACTCGCATATGTTTCAGGAACATACTTACGAAAGCAATGCAATTGTGTCATTAATCTTGCACATGCATTCTGGACATCGTGGATGTCTGTACACGCTCCTTGCAATTGGCCTTTCAAAAACCTGCTTAGTCTGTCTAATTGCCTTTCTCACTCTGCGCTCAAATTCCTTCCACTCTATTGTTgaattctttgagaatatacTGGCTAGCCGACGCTTATTAGGCCGAATTGTGGGGAGTCTCCCATCCCCATAATACATACGATATCCAGAAACAAGAGACGATAGTTGGCTCCCTGAGTCCGTCATGGCAAATGCATCAGCGGCGGCACATGCAATGAAGTCCAAAGCTGCTAACTGGAAAACAAAAATATTGGCATTGAACTCAGCATTTATGTAATTCTGCTTGAATGGCATTTAACATCTGAAAAAGGAACCAAGTGACTTGAGTATAGAGGTTTGGTTTAATATATCTTCCCTCTTGGTTTTTCCCCCTTTCATAGAAATCGTATATTCATAAAGAAAaaagggagggggaggggggaggaGGGAGGAGGATGGATGTGAAATACCTGAGATGAAAAGTTACGGAATGGTTCGATTTCAGATGAAGAGAGAAGAGTCTCTTTGGTTACCAAATTAGGATACAAGCTTGTCATAGCAGCCATTCTTGACTTCCCTCCATAAATTTGTGCACCCGCAACATATATGTTGGTTCTACGTTTGAAACCTAGAGCAGCAAGCATGAGCACTGCTTCTTCAGGCGTGAGTGGGCACTGGCCTTCTGAACGCAGGAATGCAGCAGAAGGTATCCTGAAATGTGCAGGAAAAAGATTCTGAGAATTTGCATTTAAATCTATAACCAAGGACTTCTAGAGATGTAAAAGGTGACAGATCGATCAAAACATAGTAAAAACAGATATGCTCAGaaaaatcctaaaatcattaatttGTTCATCATCAGTAAAGTTTGAAGCACTACTGTGCATACTTCTTGGTCTTCCTGAGAAGTGTCAATGCAGGAAAATGGGCTGCTCGGTATGCTTCTAACTCCTCTATTTCATCCTTGCCACCACCAAAATAACACATAGAATATGCGGCCATGTCAATTTCAAACCTGAGGTGCACAGCTAAGTATTTGGAGGGAAGATTCTTTAATCCAGTCATATCTGGTTTCCCTGCAAAGGCACCTAGCAGATTCTGTTCCAAGGGTGCAGAATGCGATCTATGCTTACGCATCCTTTGTACAAGCAAAGCACCAGTTTCTTGTATTTTATCAACAAATCGAAGAGCATGAAAGTTGCATCTGCATCGAAGCCTCTATATATACCCTTCATTAGACAGACAAGCATAAATCCGCGGCTACAGAAGCATAAAGCGATTAAAATAAAACATTTACTGAGATAGCAAGcgctatataaaatttttatataataacaagatctatcctctaatgaACCAAGGTAAAACGATGTATACATAGAAATCCGAATGAAATATCCACCTTCCATTAACCAACTGATGATGAATCAGTGAGGAGGATTTGATTTGCTTCACTGGCCAGAGATAAAGCTCTATGAAAAAAATCCCATCTTCTAGAATATTTCAGTTTTTCAGCAAGCTATAAACTTGTAGACTAGTATTAGTATGTGTCCAGGTCATAACTACCATCCACTTTAGCATCAACAAATTTCAGAGAGAAAAAAGCAAGTCAACATTGAGTTTGATGAATGATAAATCAAATGATTCTAGGACAGGTTTTTGGCATCGGAATTAAGTCTACTTGACAATGCATAATTGATACATGACAGAAAAGGAAGGGTGAAACAGATGGAAGGGTAACCTTCCTGTTTCATCTGCAGGGTAAAGATATCTGAAGTCATAAAGTTCTCAAGTTCCTGATTACATTATCTGTACAAAGATGATTCAATATAGTCATTCCAA
Above is a genomic segment from Elaeis guineensis isolate ETL-2024a chromosome 1, EG11, whole genome shotgun sequence containing:
- the LOC105039131 gene encoding O-fucosyltransferase 15 isoform X4, which encodes MQIFHLSIFYWEEVVPFCFSQTQMQGSLSRDNEQMAWKSQITSWSHVLQATGFGSSCLGRKSKPEPKDLWQEPLDPAVSWTPCANQRSWETCEGNNGYILVSATGGINQQRVAICNAVAVARLLNSTLVIPHFSYNSVWKDKSQFSDIYQAEHFIDYLKADIRIVKELPVELRSLDLEAIGSLVTDDEVMKESKPSFYLKKILPILIKNSVVHFVGFGNRLAFDPIPFELQRLRCRCNFHALRFVDKIQETGALLVQRMRKHRSHSAPLEQNLLGAFAGKPDMTGLKNLPSKYLAVHLRFEIDMAAYSMCYFGGGKDEIEELEAYRAAHFPALTLLRKTKKIPSAAFLRSEGQCPLTPEEAVLMLAALGFKRRTNIYVAGAQIYGGKSRMAAMTSLYPNLVTKETLLSSSEIEPFRNFSSQLAALDFIACAAADAFAMTDSGSQLSSLVSGYRMYYGDGRLPTIRPNKRRLASIFSKNSTIEWKEFERRVRKAIRQTKQVFERPIARSVYRHPRCPECMCKINDTIALLS
- the LOC105039131 gene encoding O-fucosyltransferase 15 isoform X5, whose protein sequence is MNKWHGKVKSPHGVMFSKLLGLAAHALAEAESKPEPKDLWQEPLDPAVSWTPCANQRSWETCEGNNGYILVSATGGINQQRVAICNAVAVARLLNSTLVIPHFSYNSVWKDKSQFSDIYQAEHFIDYLKADIRIVKELPVELRSLDLEAIGSLVTDDEVMKESKPSFYLKKILPILIKNSVVHFVGFGNRLAFDPIPFELQRLRCRCNFHALRFVDKIQETGALLVQRMRKHRSHSAPLEQNLLGAFAGKPDMTGLKNLPSKYLAVHLRFEIDMAAYSMCYFGGGKDEIEELEAYRAAHFPALTLLRKTKKIPSAAFLRSEGQCPLTPEEAVLMLAALGFKRRTNIYVAGAQIYGGKSRMAAMTSLYPNLVTKETLLSSSEIEPFRNFSSQLAALDFIACAAADAFAMTDSGSQLSSLVSGYRMYYGDGRLPTIRPNKRRLASIFSKNSTIEWKEFERRVRKAIRQTKQVFERPIARSVYRHPRCPECMCKINDTIALLS
- the LOC105039131 gene encoding O-fucosyltransferase 15 isoform X3, with translation MKMAGTRCDTYPTRVRITMQIFHLSIFYWEEVVPFCFSQTQMQGSLSRDNEQMAWKSQITSWSHVLQATGFGSSCLGRKSKPEPKDLWQEPLDPAVSWTPCANQRSWETCEGNNGYILVSATGGINQQRVAICNAVAVARLLNSTLVIPHFSYNSVWKDKSQFSDIYQAEHFIDYLKADIRIVKELPVELRSLDLEAIGSLVTDDEVMKESKPSFYLKKILPILIKNSVVHFVGFGNRLAFDPIPFELQRLRCRCNFHALRFVDKIQETGALLVQRMRKHRSHSAPLEQNLLGAFAGKPDMTGLKNLPSKYLAVHLRFEIDMAAYSMCYFGGGKDEIEELEAYRAAHFPALTLLRKTKKIPSAAFLRSEGQCPLTPEEAVLMLAALGFKRRTNIYVAGAQIYGGKSRMAAMTSLYPNLVTKETLLSSSEIEPFRNFSSQLAALDFIACAAADAFAMTDSGSQLSSLVSGYRMYYGDGRLPTIRPNKRRLASIFSKNSTIEWKEFERRVRKAIRQTKQVFERPIARSVYRHPRCPECMCKINDTIALLS
- the LOC105039131 gene encoding O-fucosyltransferase 15 isoform X2, producing MVDESSRVSRVLFGRRGGGGAAAEAEAVLVEEKEGWWRRRWWERMEAEEEEGDCGVDWCGGLLFSHELVVLFSASIRTFHPPQEFWDFQLVDVVDAGNSEQMAWKSQITSWSHVLQATGFGSSCLGRKSKPEPKDLWQEPLDPAVSWTPCANQRSWETCEGNNGYILVSATGGINQQRVAICNAVAVARLLNSTLVIPHFSYNSVWKDKSQFSDIYQAEHFIDYLKADIRIVKELPVELRSLDLEAIGSLVTDDEVMKESKPSFYLKKILPILIKNSVVHFVGFGNRLAFDPIPFELQRLRCRCNFHALRFVDKIQETGALLVQRMRKHRSHSAPLEQNLLGAFAGKPDMTGLKNLPSKYLAVHLRFEIDMAAYSMCYFGGGKDEIEELEAYRAAHFPALTLLRKTKKIPSAAFLRSEGQCPLTPEEAVLMLAALGFKRRTNIYVAGAQIYGGKSRMAAMTSLYPNLVTKETLLSSSEIEPFRNFSSQLAALDFIACAAADAFAMTDSGSQLSSLVSGYRMYYGDGRLPTIRPNKRRLASIFSKNSTIEWKEFERRVRKAIRQTKQVFERPIARSVYRHPRCPECMCKINDTIALLS